A genomic region of Oryza glaberrima chromosome 1, OglaRS2, whole genome shotgun sequence contains the following coding sequences:
- the LOC127772079 gene encoding uncharacterized protein LOC127772079: MAALGGGGGGGGGGGGEGGSASRVGDWGVDLGEGWDWRSIPKLLSSACLFICSGGCFGCCDKAVRHVGQLSKSSITPDQNYTIGDELWSTTTIEVEQSWALDQQGVGSSQGPTEFVNHGLVLWKEIRKDWTAKTRQIPETKQIREPILSWNAAYESLLGSNKPFHQPIPLHEMVDFLVDIWEQEGLYD, from the exons ATGGCGGccctcggtggcggtggcggtggcggtggcggtggcggaggcgagggcggatCGGCGTCGAGGGTCGGGGACTGGGGTGTTGACTTGGGGGAGGGGTGGGACTGGAGGAGCATCCCGaagctcctctcctccgcctgcCTCTTCATCTGCTCCGG AGGCTGTTTTGGATGCTGTGATAAGGCTGTGAGACATGTAGGACAGCTTTCAAAGAGTTCAATTACTCCGGACCAAAATTACACCATTGGGGACGAACTCTGGAGCACAACCACCATCGAGGTCGAACAGTCATGGGCTCTTGATCAGCAAGGAGTGGGGAGCAGTCAGGGCCCTACTGAATTTGTCAATCATG GTCTTGTTCTTTGGAAGGAGATTAGGAAGGACTGGACTGCGAAAACAAGGCAAATACCTGAGACGAAACAGATTCGCGAACCAATATTGAG TTGGAATGCAGCCTATGAGAGTTTGCTTGGATCCAATAAGCCGTTTCATCAGCCCATCCCTCTACAT GAGATGGTTGATTTTCTTGTGGACATCTGGGAACAAGAGGGGCTGTATGACTAG
- the LOC127760162 gene encoding phospholipase D alpha 1, whose amino-acid sequence MAQMLLHGTLHATIFEAASLSNPHRASGSAPKFIRKFVEGIEDTVGVGKGATKVYSTIDLEKARVGRTRMITNEPINPRWYESFHIYCAHMASNVIFTVKIDNPIGATNIGRAYLPVQELLNGEEIDRWLDICDNNREPVGESKIHVKLQYFDVSKDRNWARGVRSTKYPGVPYTFFSQRQGCKVTLYQDAHVPDNFIPKIPLADGKNYEPHRCWEDIFDAISNAQHLIYITGWSVYTEITLVRDSNRPKPGGDVTLGELLKKKASEGVRVLMLVWDDRTSVGLLKRDGLMATHDEETENYFHGSDVNCVLCPRNPDDSGSIVQDLSISTMFTHHQKIVVVDHELPNQGSQQRRIVSFVGGLDLCDGRYDTQYHSLFRTLDSTHHDDFHQPNFATASIKKGGPREPWHDIHSRLEGPIAWDVLYNFEQRWRKQGGKDLLLQLRDLSDTIIPPSPVMFPEDRETWNVQLFRSIDGGAAFGFPDTPEEAAKAGLVSGKDQIIDRSIQDAYIHAIRRAKNFIYIENQYFLGSSYAWKPEGIKPEDIGALHLIPKELALKVVSKIEAGERFTVYVVVPMWPEGVPESGSVQAILDWQRRTMEMMYTDITEALQAKGIEANPKDYLTFFCLGNREVKQAGEYQPEEQPEADTDYSRAQEARRFMIYVHTKMMIVDDEYIIIGSANINQRSMDGARDSEIAMGGYQPYHLATRQPARGQIHGFRMALWYEHLGMLDDVFQRPESLECVQKVNRIAEKYWDMYSSDDLQQDLPGHLLSYPIGVASDGVVTELPGMEYFPDTRARVLGAKSDYMPPILTS is encoded by the exons ATGGCGCAGATGCTGCTCCATGGGACGCTGCACGCCACCATCTTCGAGGCGGCGTCGCTCTCCAACCCGCACCGCGCCAGCGGAAGCGCCCCCAAGTTCATCCGCAAG TTTGTGGAGGGGATTGAGGACACTGTGGGTGTCGGCAAAGGCGCCACCAAGGTGTATTCTACCATTGATCTGGAGAAAGCTCGTGTAGGGCGAACTAGGATGATAACCAATGAGCCCATCAACCCTCGCTGGTATGAGTCGTTCCACATCTATTGCGCTCATATGGCTTCCAATGTGATCTTCACTGTCAAGATTGATAACCCTATTGGGGCAACGAATATTGGGAGGGCTTACCTGCCTGTCCAAGAGCTTCTCAATGGAGAGGAGATTGACAGATGGCTCGATATCTGTGATAATAACCGCGAGCCTGTTGGTGAGAGCAAGATCCATGTGAAGCTTCAGTACTTCGATGTTTCCAAGGATCGCAATTGGGCGAGGGGTGTCCGCAGTACCAAGTATCCAGGTGTTCCTTACACCTTCTTCTCTCAGAGGCAAGGGTGCAAAGTTACCTTGTACCAAGATGCTCATGTCCCAGACAACTTCATTCCAAAGATTCCGCTTGCCGATGGCAAGAATTATGAACCCCACAGATGCTGGGAGGATATCTTTGATGCTATAAGCAATGCTCAACATTTGATTTACATCACTGGCTGGTCTGTATACACTGAGATCACCTTGGTTAGGGACTCCAATCGTCCAAAACCTGGAGGGGATGTCACCCTTGGGGAGTTGCTCAAGAAGAAGGCCAGTGAAGGTGTTCGGGTCCTCATGCTTGTGTGGGATGACAGGACTTCAGTTGGTTTGCTAAAGAGGGATGGCTTGATGGCAACACATGATGAGGAAACTGAAAATTACTTCCATGGCTCTGACGTGAACTGTGTTCTATGCCCTCGCAACCCTGATGACTCAGGCAGCATTGTTCAGGATCTGTCGATCTCAACTATGTTTACACACCATCAGAAGATAGTAGTTGTTGACCATGAGTTGCCAAACCAGGGCTCCCAACAAAGGAGGATAGTCAGTTTCGTTGGTGGCCTTGATCTCTGTGATGGAAGGTATGACACTCAGTACCATTCTTTGTTTAGGACACTCGACAGTACCCATCATGATGACTTCCACCAGCCAAACTTTGCCACTGCATCAATCAAAAAGGGTGGACCTAGAGAGCCATGGCATGATATTCACTCACGGCTGGAAGGGCCAATCGCATGGGATGTTCTTTACAATTTCGAACAGAGATGGAGAAAGCAGGGTGGTAAGGATCTCCTTCTGCAGCTCAGGGATCTGTCTGACACTATTATTCCACCTTCTCCTGTTATGTTTCCAGAGGACAGAGAAACATGGAATGTTCAGCTATTTAGATCCATTGATGGTGGTGCTGCTTTTGGGTTCCCTGATACCCCTGAGGAGGCTGCAAAAGCTGGGCTTGTAAGCGGAAAGGATCAAATCATTGACAGGAGCATCCAGGATGCATACATACATGCCATCCGGAGGGCAAAGAACTTCATCTATATAGAGAACCAATACTTCCTTGGAAGTTCCTATGCCTGGAAACCCGAGGGCATCAAGCCTGAAGACATTGGTGCCCTGCATTTGATTCCTAAGGAGCTTGCACTGAAAGTTGTCAGTAAGATTGAAGCCGGGGAACGGTTCACTGTTTATGTTGTGGTGCCAATGTGGCCTGAGGGTGTTCCAGAGAGTGGATCTGTTCAGGCAATCCTGGACTGGCAAAGGAGAACAATGGAGATGATGTACACTGACATTACAGAGGCTCTCCAAGCCAAGGGAATTGAAGCGAACCCCAAGGACTACCTCACTTTCTTCTGCTTGGGTAACCGTGAGGTGAAGCAGGCTGGGGAATATCAGCCTGAAGAACAACCAGAAGCTGACACTGATTACAGCCGAGCTCAGGAAGCTAGGAGGTTCATGATCTATGTCCACACCAAAATGATGATAG TTGACGATGAGTACATCATCATCGGTTCTGCAAACATCAACCAGAGGTCGATGGACGGCGCTAGGGACTCTGAGATCGCCATGGGCGGGTACCAGCCATACCATCTGGCGACCAGGCAACCAGCCCGTGGCCAGATCCATGGCTTCCGGATGGCGCTGTGGTACGAGCACCTGGGAATGCTGGATGATGTGTTCCAGCGCCCCGAGAGCCTGGAGTGTGTGCAGAAGGTGAACAGGATCGCGGAGAAGTACTGGGACATGTACTCCAGCGACGACCTCCAGCAGGACCTCCCTGGCCACCTCCTCAGCTACCCCATTGGCGTCGCCAGCGATGGTGTGGTGACTGAGCTGCCCGGGATGGAGTACTTCCCTGACACACGGGCCCGCGTCCTCGGCGCCAAGTCGGATTACATGCCCCCCATCCTCACCTCATAG